GGCATATTCTTTCGCCCAGCGGCACAGAGCAGGGAACTGTTCATCTGTGAGTAGATTAACCCCGGAGATCTCTTCGAAGGCTCCAAGCCAGCGAGCTAACCCACTTGCAGCTATGTCCACAAGGCCAATGGAGTTGCCTCCAAAGAACCTGTTCCCCTTGAGCTGCCCCTCGAGAAGCAGCAGATTCTTCTTGGCTTCCTTCAAGAAGTTCTCCTCCTCTTCCTTGTCACCATCAGCCATACATATCGACATCCAGAACGGCCTAGCAAACTGCAGTATAGCGTTCAGGACAGAAAcatgctccctccgttcccaaatgtGCGTATTATTTTTTGAAAAAATCAAACTTCTCTAACTTTGATCAAGTTTGTAGACAAAAATATTAATTCTTAGAATACCAAATAATTATTACTAGATTCATCTGTGAGTATTGTTGAGAAGTTCACAAGAGATGGTACCTTTTGGTCGATGAACTGCGCCCAGAAGCGGGCCGTGGCCCTCTCGTAGGGGTCAGCCGGCAGCAGCCGCGGCCCCTCGAAGGCCTCGTCGATGTACTCGACGATGATGAGCGACTCGCAGATGGACTTATCGCCGTGTAGGAGCACGGGGACCAGTTTGTGGACAGGGTTGTGCGTGAGCAGCAACTCGCTCTTGTTGTTGGGCAGGTCTTCCAGGAGCAGCTCGTAAGGTATTCCCTTGAGCCTCAGGGCCACCTCCGGACGATGGCCGTATATGCTGCCAAAAGTGCTCATCACCTTCACCGTCTCACTCATTTTTGCTTCCAAATTCTGGACCTTAAACTCAAAGCCCGTGACTGCTGGCTGATATGAATGGGTGGTACTGTTTATATGGGTCAGGGGATGCTTTGTTGCGGTATCTTCTCTTGAAAGGTGAGATGTGTAAAGATGGGGAGAGAAACTACTCAGCTGCTTCCTTCCAAAGTTGAGATGTGTAAAGAAACCTATTTGATCCTCATCCCAATAAACTTGTTCTTGGCTGAAAGCATCTGTACAGGTTCAGTGGAGTTACTCGGGAGCCACACATgcatgtatttaaaaaatttAAGTAAGCGCCTCGAGATGATGCCAGCCATGGGATAATCAAGCCCATTTTATATAAAGCTTCCGTTCAATGGAGTTACTCTGGAGCCAAACATTTTGAAAACTCCTgcaacattttttcaaaatttccaaAAGTTTGTGTGAAAATAGTGAACATTTCAAAATTCCAGAAacatttttttgaagaaaaagaaaaaaatacaaGAGCGAAGTAAAAAACGGATGAATTAAACCTGTAAAATATAAGAGAGAAAGCAACTGAAAACCCAAACAAGAATTTACTAGAAACCATTTTAATACTCGGCAAACCTTCCACAAAGCCTTCCCAAATCCGTGCAAACAGGAAATGCCTTTTGGG
The Aegilops tauschii subsp. strangulata cultivar AL8/78 chromosome 3, Aet v6.0, whole genome shotgun sequence genome window above contains:
- the LOC109764725 gene encoding glutathione S-transferase U8; its protein translation is MSETVKVMSTFGSIYGHRPEVALRLKGIPYELLLEDLPNNKSELLLTHNPVHKLVPVLLHGDKSICESLIIVEYIDEAFEGPRLLPADPYERATARFWAQFIDQKFARPFWMSICMADGDKEEEENFLKEAKKNLLLLEGQLKGNRFFGGNSIGLVDIAASGLARWLGAFEEISGVNLLTDEQFPALCRWAKEYAGDERAKECLPNMDELVAKITAVKKKFLAMAEVQK